A genome region from Salvia splendens isolate huo1 chromosome 19, SspV2, whole genome shotgun sequence includes the following:
- the LOC121779710 gene encoding protein IQ-DOMAIN 32-like — translation MGKSTPACFRIIGCGGDSVDHDDLHTPESKASSDRRGWSFRKRSARHRVLSNSVTSEAPALTNKESQESISVNCQVQPDLTITEKTTDVQQKEEKTTVVHQKEEITREILQTEENTKEILQKEEKSTDILQKEENTREILQKEEKEEDTTETEQKEEKTIEILQEEERAATDVLQKEEKTAEIVQKEQKTTEILQKEERIELPCLVSQASRENDLGADAPPDEHRIILIQTAVRGLLARQDLLKQKSATKLQAVVRGHIVRSHAVGTLRCVQAIIKMQALVRERHARLQNKKEAKASQPHTYVSIEKLLSNAFARQLMEASPRTKSTNIKCDPSKSDSAWTWLERWMSVSSVSIEETHETEAVVEQEKDNLGHPGRNEEYPSVQIIPLSADSESCLNASDDVSNDNKMTKYDASVLDVHLHNSDQSDPKCEIQESSPAEIKNTDLVDVMEESQNEEVQNEVMEVDYFLKKEETGIAQEAPDCEKFSSMQPETEVKLISRKAINPAFIAAQSKFEELSLAAPSAKLDTSSGQDPGVESSLDKVSSANQDQLFRSGDKDSGLVGNLTFNASTVQIGSSECGTELSTSLILDSPDRAEEVGANESETKTKVSDATYAVPSCNSKTKLERNESVDSVSGESHNSCIPANTPQLDKPADLSHQEVKPESETSHQLNTLSSEASPRKNEATPELVATPSSQGSVKRKKNKGEKSQSNRKSKPSLDDKKASNHTPDSASRSSLDQLQEHKSGKRRNSSGSAKPDHKEQDPRDSSSRNSLPSYMQATESARAKTTANGSPRSSPDVHGKEIYIKKRHSLPGTDERQGSPRIHRSLSQTQQNTKGNASHSPQDRKWRR, via the exons ATGGGAAAATCAACTCCGGCGTGTTTCAGGATCATCGGCTGCGGCGGCGATTCTGTCGACCATGACGATCTCCATACTCCCGAA AGCAAGGCCTCTAGTGATAGGCGTGGGTGGAGTTTCCGGAAGAGATCTGCAAGACATCGTGTGCTGAGTAACAGTGTTACATCAGAAGCACCTGCATTGACCAACAAGGAAAGTCAAGAATCTATTTCTGTCAACTGCCAAGTGCAGCCTGATCTGACTATTACAGAGAAGACCACAGACGTTCagcagaaagaagaaaagaCCACAGTAGTTCATCAGAAAGAAGAGATTACTAGAGAAATTCTTCAGACAGAAGAGAATACTAAAGAAATTCTTCAGAAAGAAGAGAAGTCCACAGATATTCTGCAGAAAGAAGAGAATACTAGAGAAATTCTtcagaaagaagagaaagaagaggaCACCACAGAAACTGAGCAGAAAGAAGAGAAGACCATAGAAATTCTgcaggaagaagagagggcggCCACAGATGTTCTGCAGAAAGAAGAGAAGACCGCAGAAATTGTGCAAAAAGAACAGAAGACTACTGAAATTCTGCAGAAAGAAGAGAGGATTGAGTTGCCTTGCCTTGTCAGTCAAGCATCCAGAGAGAATGACTTGGGAGCAGATGCACCTCCTGATGAGCACCGTATTATTTTAATCCAGACTGCTGTTAGGGGGCTGCTG GCTCGACAAGATCTGTTGAAGCAAAAAAGTGCAACCAAATTGCAAGCTGTTGTCAGAGGACACATAGTTCGCAGCCATGCAGTGGGAACTCTTCGGTGTGTACAAGCCATCATTAAAATGCAAGCTCTTGTTAGAGAACGCCATGCCCGTTTACAG AATAAGAAAGAAGCCAAAGCAAGTCAGCCACACACTTACGTATCCATTGAGAAGCTACTTAGTAATGCCTTTGCTCGTCAG CTCATGGAAGCTTCACCAAGGACCAAATCTACGAACATCAAGTGTGACCCCTCAAAATCTGACTCAGCTTGGACATGGCTGGAGAGATGGATGTCTGTTTCATCAGTGAGCATTGAAGAGACACATGAGACTGAAGCAGTGGTGGAGCAAGAAAAGGATAATCTTGGACATCCTGGTCGCAACGAAGAGTACCCTTCAGTTCAAATAATTCCTTTGTCAGCAGATTCTGAATCTTGTTTGAATGCATCAGATGATGTTTCCAATGATAACAAGATGACAAAATATGATGCAAGCGTCTTAGACGTCCATCTGCATAATAGTGATCAATCAGATCCAAAATGTGAGATACAAGAATCTTCTCCCGCTGAGATAAAAAATACAGATTTGGTTGATGTTATGGAAGAGTCACAAAATGAGGAAGTACAAAATGAGGTGATGGAGGTGGATTATTTTCTCAAAAAAGAGGAAACAGGAATTGCTCAGGAAGCACCTGATTGCGAAAAGTTTTCCAGCATGCAACCTGAAACAGAGGTGAAACTTATTTCAAGAAAGGCAATTAATCCTGCTTTCATTGCTGCACAGTCTAAATTTGAAGAACTGAGCTTGGCTGCCCCATCTGCAAAATTAGACACTTCCTCAGGTCAGGATCCTGGAGTTGAATCTAGTTTGGACAAGGTTTCTTCTGCAAATCAAGATCAACTATTCAGGTCTGGGGACAAAGACAGTGGATTAGTTGGCAACCTCACTTTCAATGCTTCCACAGTTCAAATAGGTAGCTCTGAGTGTGGGACTGAACTTTCCACTTCTTTGATCCTAGATTCACCAGATAGGGCTGAAGAAGTTGGAGCCAatgaaagtgaaacaaaaacTAAAGTTTCAGATGCAACTTATGCTGTTCCTTCATGTAATAGCAAAACTAAGTTGGAAAGGAATGAAAGTGTTGACTCAGTTTCTGGTGAATCTCATAATTCTTGCATACCTGCAAATACACCACAGCTGGATAAGCCAGCGGATCTGAGCCATCAAGAGGTAAAGCCAGAATCTGAAACAAGCCACCAGTTGAATACATTATCATCTGAAGCTTCTCCCAGAAAAAATGAAGCAACCCCTGAACTTGTTGCAACACCTTCCAGCCAAGGGTCTgtcaaaaggaaaaaaaataaaggtgAAAAAAGTCAGTCTAATCGCAAGAGTAAGCCTTCATTAGATGATAAAAAGGCCTCCAATCATACTCCAGACTCTGCTTCTAGAAGTAGCTTGGACCAGTTACAGGAGCATAAATCAGGAAAGAGGCGAAACTCCTCTGGTTCAGCAAAACCCGATCATAAGGAGCAGGATCCAAGAGATAGTAGTAGCAGGAATTCTCTGCCAAGCTACATGCAAGCGACTGAATCTGCAAGAGCCAAGACTACAGCAAATGGCTCTCCAAGATCAAGTCCTGATGTCCATGGCAAGGAAATCTACATAAAGAAGAGACACTCACTACCTGGTACTGATGAAAGGCAAGGATCTCCTCGTATTCATCGTTCACTGTCACAAACACAACAGAACACAAAGGGAAATGCAAGCCATTCTCCTCAAG ATCGGAAGTGGCGACGGTGA